In Prochlorococcus marinus CUG1435, the genomic window AAACAAATAAAGAAGAAATATTTATATGTAGTAAAAATAAAGATTTAGATCTAATAGAACTTGATCAACTTTTGCAAACTGTTGGTTGGAGCAGAAGACCTATAAGGAGGGTAAAAAGAGCTTTAGATTTCAGTATTTTGGTGGTTGGGTTATGGCGTCATGATGATAAATTCCCCAGACTAGTAGGATTTGCACGATGCACTGGCGATGGAATTCTAGAAGCAACAGTCTGGGATGTGGCTATTAACCCTGTCTATCAAGGACTTGGATTAGGGAAAGAGTTAATGAAATATGTCCTAAAAGAATTGAAAAGTATTGGAATTTTTAAAGTAACCCTTTTTGCTGATGCTGAAGTAGTTTCATTTTATAAAAGACAAGGTTGGATATTAGAACCTAGAGGCTCTAAATGTGCTTTTTGGTATGCAAATTAATCATTTTTTGTAGTAATCAGAATATATAGATTTTAACGATTCACCTTTTAACCATCTTCTTCTAAAGTGCCAGTTCTTAATTGCTTGAAAAAAAATATTAGTTCTTTCCCATTTTCTTGAATTTATAAAAATTGGTAAATTTAATTGTTTTAAATAATTTTTTTTGTTTAATCTCCTTATAAAATCTACATCTTCCATCAAAGGTATCTTCCTAAAACCATTATTCTTAAAATAGGTAGTTCTATGAATTATTAAACCTTGATCACCATACGGTTGTTTAAAAAATCTACTTCTACAATTCACGAGAATTTCGAGGACTCTATAAATTATCTTTTTGTTATTAATTTTGAATTCAAAATAGTAGATACTATTCTTATTTCCCTTTAAAAATGAATTTATTTTTTTATACCAATCATGAGTTAATCTTGTGTCTGCATGTAAAAAAATGAGCCACTCTCCTTTTGAATTTTTGGCTCCAATATCTAATTGCAAACCTCGATTCCTTTCTTTGGATATACATACTTTAGCTCCATAAATATTTGCTATATCAATAGTTTTATCTTCACTTCCACAATCAACAATTATGATTTCGACCTCTTTCTGAATACTTGATAAGTCTGAAAGCAATAATGGTAAATTATTAGCCTCATTAATTGTTGGAATGATAATTGAGATTTTAGACAAGTCGGTTACTTTCTATTTTCAATATCAATAATTGTATCTATATCAATTTTTTTATCTAAAAACTTATATTTTAATTTTGTAGAAGCAAAATTATCAATTGTATTCTGTAGAACATTTTCTGTCCCCCACTTTATGTTGATAAAAGGTAAATATAAATGCGATGACATTATTTTTTCTGATAAACCAATAAGCCAATATCCTCCATCATTAGATGGTCCTAAAATAAGATCATTTTGTTGGAGCTCTTTTAGAGTATTCAATAAATCTTGATGGCATAAATCTGGAAGGTCAGTACCAATAAAAATAATATTTTTGATCTTATGTCTTGCACAAAATTTTTTGTTGATAATTATTTGCCGTTTCATTTTTTCTCCCAAGCAGCCTTTCCCCTGTAAATTAAATTTTTTGATACCTAATGCTCTAGTCCATCTTCTACAGTTACTTACACCCAGACCAGATATAGCAATAGAAATATCAATTAGTTTATTTTCTTGGAGAAATTTTGCGACTGAAATAGTATGTTTGGTCATTACACTTTGAACCTTTGCAGAATTACTTTTTCCTATATCTTTAGATAATCTTGTTTTGCATCTTCCAAAACCATGCCATTTTGCCATGATAATAAGTAATGCTTTATCCAATAATTTAGTGCGATTAAAATAATTATATGCCTAAAAAAAAT contains:
- a CDS encoding TIGR04283 family arsenosugar biosynthesis glycosyltransferase encodes the protein MSKISIIIPTINEANNLPLLLSDLSSIQKEVEIIIVDCGSEDKTIDIANIYGAKVCISKERNRGLQLDIGAKNSKGEWLIFLHADTRLTHDWYKKINSFLKGNKNSIYYFEFKINNKKIIYRVLEILVNCRSRFFKQPYGDQGLIIHRTTYFKNNGFRKIPLMEDVDFIRRLNKKNYLKQLNLPIFINSRKWERTNIFFQAIKNWHFRRRWLKGESLKSIYSDYYKK
- a CDS encoding GNAT family N-acetyltransferase translates to MIFRNQGSLIKKTNTISRNDLIDLYGLNSCEFTQTNKEEIFICSKNKDLDLIELDQLLQTVGWSRRPIRRVKRALDFSILVVGLWRHDDKFPRLVGFARCTGDGILEATVWDVAINPVYQGLGLGKELMKYVLKELKSIGIFKVTLFADAEVVSFYKRQGWILEPRGSKCAFWYAN
- a CDS encoding TIGR04282 family arsenosugar biosynthesis glycosyltransferase, with the translated sequence MAKWHGFGRCKTRLSKDIGKSNSAKVQSVMTKHTISVAKFLQENKLIDISIAISGLGVSNCRRWTRALGIKKFNLQGKGCLGEKMKRQIIINKKFCARHKIKNIIFIGTDLPDLCHQDLLNTLKELQQNDLILGPSNDGGYWLIGLSEKIMSSHLYLPFINIKWGTENVLQNTIDNFASTKLKYKFLDKKIDIDTIIDIENRK